One window from the genome of Pseudonocardia hierapolitana encodes:
- a CDS encoding MinD/ParA family ATP-binding protein encodes MPKRSFAPPDGGTARQEPTPQNPPTPDPPPADAPVAQAAPTEPAAPTQPVPAEPAQPEPFRAEPVQVAQVAPPVAEQVVPPLLPDRPAVDPRSHTASELTEYTIVRRRSDRPGSGWRRAVHVASIGMVNPGIGPAEQRRQELALRIRCPLPGPRQIAVASMKGGVGKTTVTAMLGLMLAEHRGDRIVALDANPDAGTLADRLTGRTDSTVRDLLDSLGNVGSLSDIARFTTLSGRLQVLASEQDPARGEAFDRAEYERVCAVLSRFYNVVVTDSGTGMVHSAMDGTLALANGLVIVGSHTVDGASRASRTLDWLVAHGHHELVERAVVVLSQDRTSPEIDGERLVAHFAARCRAVVQVPRDPHLATGGRIELDKLRQATSDAFLELTALVADDFGNPPPARRQ; translated from the coding sequence ATGCCGAAGCGATCGTTTGCACCGCCGGACGGGGGCACGGCCCGGCAGGAGCCGACACCGCAGAACCCGCCGACACCCGACCCGCCCCCCGCCGACGCCCCGGTCGCACAGGCCGCGCCCACCGAACCGGCCGCGCCCACCCAACCCGTACCCGCCGAACCGGCGCAGCCGGAGCCGTTCCGTGCAGAGCCGGTGCAGGTGGCGCAGGTGGCGCCACCGGTCGCCGAACAGGTCGTCCCGCCGTTGCTGCCGGACCGGCCGGCGGTGGACCCGCGGTCCCACACCGCGTCCGAGCTCACCGAGTACACGATCGTGCGCAGGCGGTCGGACAGGCCCGGCTCGGGGTGGCGGCGTGCCGTGCACGTCGCGAGCATCGGGATGGTCAACCCGGGCATCGGCCCTGCCGAGCAGCGCCGGCAGGAGCTGGCGCTGCGCATCCGCTGCCCGCTGCCGGGACCGCGGCAGATCGCAGTTGCGTCGATGAAGGGCGGGGTCGGCAAGACCACGGTCACGGCCATGCTGGGGCTGATGCTCGCCGAGCACCGCGGCGACCGGATCGTGGCGCTCGACGCCAACCCGGACGCAGGCACCCTGGCCGACCGGCTCACCGGCCGCACCGACTCGACCGTCCGCGACCTGCTCGACTCGCTCGGCAACGTGGGCTCGCTGAGCGACATCGCCCGGTTCACCACACTGTCCGGCCGCCTCCAGGTGCTCGCCTCCGAGCAGGACCCCGCCCGGGGCGAGGCCTTCGACCGGGCCGAGTACGAGCGCGTGTGCGCGGTGCTGTCCCGCTTCTACAACGTGGTCGTCACCGACTCCGGCACCGGCATGGTGCACTCGGCGATGGACGGCACGCTCGCGCTCGCGAACGGCCTCGTGATAGTGGGGTCGCACACGGTCGACGGCGCGAGCCGGGCCAGCAGGACGCTGGACTGGCTGGTGGCGCACGGGCACCACGAGCTGGTCGAGCGGGCGGTCGTGGTGCTGTCGCAGGACCGCACGAGCCCGGAGATCGACGGCGAGCGGCTCGTGGCCCACTTCGCGGCGCGCTGCCGGGCCGTCGTGCAGGTGCCCCGCGACCCGCACCTGGCCACTGGCGGCCGGATCGAGCTCGACAAGCTCAGGCAGGCCACCTCGGACGCCTTCCTCGAGCTCACCGCCCTCGTCGCCGACGACTTCGGCAATCCGCCGCCCGCCCGCCGTCAGTAG
- a CDS encoding IS4 family transposase: MPAQSATTTFTRTVTVAAGVFAPGHLGELTPYLPFELVDDVLAQTGTVQRRLRVLPSRVGVYFVLALGLFPRLGYAQVWAKLTGGLAGLAGLAVARPSEKALRDLRRRLGPAPVQALFEVVAGPLGQPRTPGVCFAGLRTVAFDGCHSLKVPDTDRNRSWLGRILHKTGFAGYPTLRLMGLVETGTRGLLGAALGSARHRGGGEVALARRLLGHLGPGMLVLADRAFDTNAFLHEAAATGAHLLVRTKATRVPGVLAHLSDGSYLTRIGRRQRGRQLRVIDAHLRMSGADGSRVGDRYRLITTLTDHRRYPAEALIRLYHERWEIESAYLALRHTLLAGHVLRSGDRPGLEQETWALLTLYQLLRMAMVEAIETRPGTDPDRACFTTALETARTQLTGAHGICGPTGHIGEIGQAVLSTLLPDRRPRYSARTVKCGTSRYAYRDPTDPRPDIPTAITAIDITIRTPPLTAPPPTKPAPPPTTRTQVIALMNTDPHRGWTGHELATALGRPPRNLLTQLAEWTRHGFFTRVATSTYALNTPTDQDP; the protein is encoded by the coding sequence TTGCCTGCGCAGTCTGCCACGACCACGTTCACCCGCACCGTCACCGTGGCCGCGGGCGTGTTCGCCCCGGGTCATCTCGGTGAGTTGACCCCGTATCTGCCGTTCGAGCTGGTCGATGACGTGCTGGCGCAGACCGGGACGGTGCAGCGGCGGCTGCGGGTTCTGCCCTCGCGGGTCGGGGTGTATTTCGTGCTGGCGCTGGGGTTGTTCCCGCGGTTGGGCTACGCCCAGGTGTGGGCGAAGCTGACCGGCGGGCTGGCCGGATTGGCCGGGCTGGCGGTGGCGCGCCCGTCGGAGAAGGCGTTGCGGGATCTGCGGCGCCGGTTGGGCCCGGCCCCGGTGCAGGCCCTGTTCGAGGTGGTGGCCGGGCCGCTCGGGCAGCCACGCACCCCGGGGGTGTGTTTCGCCGGGCTCCGCACGGTCGCCTTCGACGGCTGCCACTCGTTGAAGGTCCCCGACACCGACCGCAACCGGTCCTGGCTGGGCCGGATCCTGCACAAGACCGGCTTTGCCGGCTACCCGACGCTGCGGCTGATGGGCCTGGTCGAGACCGGTACCCGCGGCCTGCTCGGCGCCGCGCTCGGCTCGGCCCGCCACCGCGGCGGCGGCGAGGTCGCCCTGGCCCGGCGCCTGCTCGGGCACCTGGGCCCGGGCATGCTGGTGCTGGCCGACCGGGCCTTCGACACCAACGCCTTCCTGCACGAGGCCGCCGCCACCGGGGCGCACCTGCTGGTCCGCACCAAAGCCACCCGCGTCCCGGGTGTGCTGGCGCATCTGTCCGACGGCTCCTACCTGACCCGCATCGGCAGGCGCCAGCGCGGACGCCAACTGCGGGTCATCGATGCCCACCTGAGGATGTCCGGTGCTGATGGCAGCCGGGTCGGTGACCGCTACCGGCTGATCACCACCCTGACCGACCACCGCCGCTACCCCGCCGAGGCGCTGATCCGGCTCTACCACGAACGGTGGGAGATCGAATCCGCCTACCTGGCGCTGCGCCACACCCTGCTGGCCGGGCACGTCCTGCGCTCCGGTGACCGCCCCGGCCTGGAACAAGAAACCTGGGCCCTGCTCACGCTCTACCAACTCCTGCGCATGGCCATGGTCGAGGCCATCGAGACCCGCCCCGGCACCGACCCAGACCGGGCCTGCTTCACCACCGCCCTGGAAACCGCCCGCACCCAACTCACCGGAGCCCACGGCATCTGCGGACCAACCGGCCACATCGGCGAGATCGGCCAGGCCGTCCTGTCCACCCTGCTGCCCGACCGCCGCCCCCGCTACAGCGCCCGCACCGTCAAATGCGGGACCTCCCGCTACGCCTACCGCGACCCCACCGACCCCCGCCCCGACATCCCCACCGCGATCACCGCCATCGACATCACCATCCGGACCCCACCCCTGACCGCCCCACCACCCACCAAACCGGCCCCACCACCCACCACCCGCACCCAAGTCATCGCCCTGATGAACACCGACCCCCACCGCGGCTGGACCGGACACGAACTGGCCACCGCACTCGGACGCCCACCCCGCAACCTGCTCACCCAACTCGCCGAATGGACCCGCCACGGCTTCTTCACCCGGGTCGCCACCAGCACCTACGCCCTCAACACCCCGACCGACCAAGACCCTTGA
- a CDS encoding MinD/ParA family ATP-binding protein: MSAEDADPDHGHFGAAEIPDAGDLTADTIVRRRVDRPQGGWRGAVFTASRGLLNPGVGPEEHAYRDQVRRIRRPLGSAHQIAITSINGGVGKTTVAACVGLVLAEHRGDRVVALDASQNAGTLADRLTGDTSRTVRDMLGEIDSLTSLADVSRFTSLAGRLQVLASEQDPAMSEGLDRAEYERVSEVLRRFYNVVITDSGSGLVHSAVGGTLALAHSLVIVGSPTADGASRLNKTLDWLLVRGPAERVADSVIVLTCDRASRHIDTDRVRRHFEARCRAVIEVPFDPHLATGAQIDMDRVRPATHDAFRTIAAHLADRFDATPIGVGAEMVAVDHV, from the coding sequence GTGAGCGCGGAGGACGCAGATCCGGATCACGGGCACTTCGGGGCTGCTGAGATCCCCGATGCCGGGGACCTCACCGCCGACACGATCGTCCGTCGCCGGGTCGACCGTCCGCAGGGTGGCTGGCGCGGGGCGGTGTTCACCGCCAGCCGCGGGCTGCTGAACCCCGGCGTGGGCCCCGAGGAGCACGCGTACCGGGACCAGGTGCGGCGGATCCGCCGACCGCTCGGCAGCGCCCACCAGATCGCCATCACCTCGATCAACGGCGGCGTCGGGAAGACCACGGTGGCGGCGTGCGTCGGGCTGGTGCTGGCCGAGCACCGGGGCGACCGCGTGGTGGCGCTCGACGCCAGCCAGAACGCGGGCACCCTGGCCGACCGGCTCACCGGCGACACGTCGCGGACGGTGCGTGACATGCTCGGGGAGATCGATTCCCTGACGTCCCTCGCCGACGTGTCCCGCTTCACGAGCCTCGCCGGCAGGTTGCAGGTGCTCGCGTCGGAGCAGGACCCGGCGATGAGCGAAGGGCTCGACCGGGCCGAGTACGAGCGCGTCAGCGAGGTGCTGCGCCGCTTCTACAACGTGGTGATCACCGACTCCGGCAGCGGACTCGTGCACTCGGCGGTCGGGGGCACGCTCGCGCTGGCGCACAGCCTGGTGATCGTCGGGTCTCCCACCGCCGACGGAGCGAGCCGGCTGAACAAGACGCTCGACTGGCTCCTCGTGCGCGGGCCCGCCGAGCGCGTGGCCGACTCGGTGATCGTGCTCACGTGCGACCGGGCCAGCAGGCACATCGACACCGACCGGGTGCGGCGCCACTTCGAGGCGCGCTGCCGCGCGGTGATCGAGGTGCCGTTCGACCCGCACCTGGCCACCGGCGCGCAGATCGACATGGACCGCGTCCGGCCCGCCACCCACGACGCGTTCCGCACGATCGCGGCCCACCTCGCCGATCGGTTCGACGCCACCCCGATCGGGGTGGGTGCGGAGATGGTGGCGGTCGACCACGTCTGA
- a CDS encoding GntR family transcriptional regulator, whose protein sequence is MFCRTAGGELTTEALAADRALLSRTSTAERVAAILRTRIIEGYFPPGTRLAEDAIGSALGVSRNTLREAFRLLSHERLLTHELNRGMFVRTLTVEDLVDLYRVRRFVECGVIRTVTGPHPGLDAVAAAVADGEEALSSREWQALGTANIKFHQALVALAGSPRSDELMSGILAELRLVFHVMADPRRFHEPYLARNRQILEQLQRGDGPGAAEALDVYLRDAENQLVQAFADREAEEGA, encoded by the coding sequence ATGTTCTGCCGAACCGCTGGAGGCGAGTTGACCACGGAAGCCTTGGCCGCCGACCGCGCCCTGCTGTCGCGGACGAGCACAGCCGAGCGGGTCGCAGCCATCCTGCGCACGCGCATCATCGAGGGGTACTTCCCGCCCGGCACCCGGCTCGCCGAAGACGCCATCGGCAGCGCCCTCGGCGTCTCCCGCAACACGCTGCGGGAGGCGTTCCGGCTCCTGTCGCACGAACGCCTGCTCACCCACGAGCTCAACCGCGGCATGTTCGTGCGGACGCTCACGGTCGAGGACCTGGTCGACCTGTACCGGGTGCGCCGGTTCGTCGAGTGCGGCGTGATCCGCACCGTCACGGGCCCGCATCCGGGGCTCGACGCCGTCGCCGCCGCCGTCGCCGACGGGGAGGAGGCGCTGAGCAGCCGCGAGTGGCAGGCCCTCGGCACGGCCAACATCAAGTTCCACCAGGCGCTCGTGGCGCTCGCGGGCAGCCCGCGCTCCGACGAGCTGATGAGCGGCATCCTGGCCGAGCTGCGGCTGGTGTTCCACGTCATGGCCGACCCGCGGCGCTTCCACGAGCCCTACCTCGCGCGCAACCGGCAGATCCTGGAGCAGCTCCAGCGCGGTGACGGGCCGGGCGCGGCCGAGGCGCTGGACGTCTACCTGCGTGACGCCGAGAACCAGCTCGTACAGGCCTTCGCCGACAGGGAGGCCGAAGAGGGGGCGTGA
- the coaD gene encoding pantetheine-phosphate adenylyltransferase produces the protein MTRAVCPGSFDPPTNGHLDVISRTAALFDEVVVAVLVNKSKKGMFSVDERMALLAEITAPYPNVRVDSFHGLLVDYCRAHEIQAIVKGLRVVTDFDYELQMAQMNQRLSGVDTLFMSTSPEYGFVSSSLVKEVATYGGDVAHLLPETVHRQLLERIAERG, from the coding sequence GTGACGCGCGCCGTCTGTCCAGGATCGTTCGACCCGCCCACCAACGGGCACCTCGACGTCATCAGCCGCACCGCGGCGTTGTTCGACGAGGTCGTCGTCGCCGTGCTCGTGAACAAGTCCAAGAAGGGCATGTTCAGCGTGGACGAGCGCATGGCGCTGCTCGCCGAGATCACCGCGCCGTACCCGAACGTCCGGGTCGACTCGTTCCACGGGCTGCTGGTCGACTACTGCCGCGCCCACGAGATCCAGGCGATCGTCAAGGGCCTGCGGGTGGTCACCGACTTCGACTACGAGCTGCAGATGGCCCAGATGAACCAGCGGCTCTCCGGGGTCGACACGCTGTTCATGTCGACGAGCCCGGAGTACGGGTTCGTGTCGAGCTCGCTGGTCAAGGAGGTGGCGACGTACGGAGGCGACGTCGCGCACCTGCTGCCGGAGACGGTCCACCGGCAGCTGCTGGAGCGGATCGCCGAGCGCGGGTAG
- a CDS encoding DivIVA domain-containing protein yields the protein MYRVFESLDALVTVVEEARGVPMTSNCVVPRGEVLDLLDDVREALPGELDDAQDVLDRRDEIVDDATQEAEQTRGTAQAEAEQLVSDARAEAERLVAEARAEAEQTVARARHEAERAVAEGRRQFTELTDRAKAEADRIAHAGRAAHDRYIADGQAEQARLVSQTEVVRAAHAEAARVVDSAEVEADRLRQECDGYVDAKLAEFEDALGKALRTITRGRSNLWRGAPQNGAAGVGLNGRSSGTGMDLID from the coding sequence GTGTACCGGGTCTTCGAATCGCTCGACGCGCTGGTCACGGTCGTCGAGGAGGCTCGGGGTGTCCCGATGACCTCCAACTGCGTCGTGCCGCGCGGTGAGGTGCTCGACCTGCTCGACGACGTGCGCGAGGCGCTGCCGGGCGAGCTCGACGACGCACAGGACGTCCTGGATCGCCGCGACGAGATCGTCGACGACGCCACGCAGGAGGCCGAGCAGACGCGCGGCACCGCCCAGGCGGAGGCCGAGCAGCTCGTGTCGGACGCGCGTGCGGAGGCGGAGCGGTTGGTCGCCGAGGCGCGGGCCGAGGCCGAGCAGACGGTGGCCCGCGCCCGCCACGAGGCCGAGCGCGCGGTGGCCGAGGGGCGCCGCCAGTTCACCGAGCTGACCGACCGGGCCAAGGCGGAGGCCGACCGGATCGCCCACGCCGGCCGGGCGGCGCACGACCGGTACATCGCAGACGGGCAGGCCGAGCAGGCGCGGCTGGTGTCGCAGACCGAGGTCGTCCGCGCGGCGCACGCCGAGGCGGCCCGGGTCGTCGACTCCGCCGAGGTCGAGGCCGACCGGCTGCGCCAGGAGTGCGACGGCTACGTCGACGCGAAGCTCGCCGAGTTCGAGGACGCCCTCGGCAAGGCGCTGCGCACGATCACTCGCGGCCGCAGCAACCTCTGGCGCGGCGCTCCGCAGAACGGCGCAGCCGGAGTTGGCCTGAACGGGCGCTCCTCCGGTACCGGCATGGATCTCATCGACTGA
- the rsmD gene encoding 16S rRNA (guanine(966)-N(2))-methyltransferase RsmD — protein MTRIIAGVAGGRRILVPPKGTRPTSDRVREALFSALDADPGLGGAAVLDLCAGSGALGLEALSRGAVHALFVESDRRAAGVLRRNTAELGLAGAQVRVAPAATVLASPAERAYDVVLVDPPYDVPATEVAGWLAAAAAHGWLAADAVVVVERAGRDGPFPWPPALRAGRERRYGDTTLHTAVHEPER, from the coding sequence ATGACCCGGATCATCGCGGGTGTCGCGGGCGGGCGCCGGATCCTCGTGCCGCCCAAGGGCACCCGGCCGACCTCGGACCGGGTGCGGGAGGCGCTGTTCTCGGCGCTCGACGCCGACCCCGGCCTCGGCGGCGCCGCGGTGCTCGACCTCTGCGCCGGTTCAGGGGCGCTCGGGCTGGAGGCGCTGTCGCGCGGTGCGGTGCACGCGCTCTTCGTCGAGTCCGACCGGCGGGCGGCAGGGGTGCTGCGGCGCAACACCGCCGAGCTCGGGCTGGCGGGAGCGCAGGTCCGGGTGGCGCCGGCCGCCACCGTGCTCGCATCGCCCGCCGAGCGGGCGTACGACGTGGTGCTCGTCGACCCGCCCTACGACGTGCCTGCCACGGAGGTGGCGGGGTGGCTCGCGGCCGCCGCGGCGCACGGCTGGCTCGCCGCCGACGCCGTCGTCGTGGTGGAGCGGGCCGGACGCGACGGGCCGTTCCCGTGGCCGCCCGCGCTGCGGGCCGGGCGGGAGCGCCGGTACGGCGACACGACCCTGCACACGGCCGTTCACGAGCCGGAGCGGTAG
- a CDS encoding MinD/ParA family ATP-binding protein, translated as MGWRRALLRATGGVINPGPSAAEVRWRGLLHRIRRPLIQSHRIAVSSIKGGVGKTTVSTLLGLVMAENRGDRVIVLDANPDAGTLADRLTGESSVTVRELLRDLDRIHSWTEVSRYTSLAGRLQVLASEQDPASSDAFSREEYQQICALLDRFFNIIITDSGTGLVHSAMEGTLKLADSLIVVGAPTVDGAGRASKTLDWLLAHGHSALATEAVVVLSCDRTSAEVDQERIRKHFAARSRAVVEIPHDPHLATGGRVELAHLRPATRDAAYELAALMADRFTT; from the coding sequence ATGGGGTGGCGCCGTGCGTTGCTGCGGGCCACCGGCGGTGTGATCAACCCGGGCCCGAGCGCGGCCGAGGTGCGCTGGCGTGGCCTGCTGCACCGGATCCGGCGGCCCCTGATCCAGTCGCACCGCATCGCGGTGAGCTCCATCAAGGGCGGGGTCGGCAAGACCACGGTGTCCACCCTGCTCGGGCTCGTCATGGCCGAGAACCGGGGCGACCGCGTGATCGTGCTCGACGCCAACCCCGATGCCGGCACGCTCGCCGACCGGCTCACCGGGGAGTCCTCGGTCACGGTGCGGGAGCTGCTGCGCGACCTCGACCGGATCCACTCCTGGACCGAGGTCTCGCGCTACACGAGCCTCGCCGGGCGGCTGCAGGTGCTGGCCTCCGAGCAGGACCCTGCCTCCAGCGACGCGTTCAGCCGCGAGGAGTACCAGCAGATCTGCGCGTTGCTGGACCGCTTCTTCAACATCATCATCACCGACTCGGGCACCGGTCTCGTGCACTCGGCGATGGAGGGCACGCTCAAGCTCGCCGACAGCCTCATCGTGGTGGGCGCTCCCACCGTCGACGGCGCGGGCCGGGCCAGCAAGACCCTCGACTGGCTGCTCGCCCACGGCCACTCCGCGCTCGCCACCGAGGCCGTCGTGGTGCTGTCGTGCGACCGCACGAGCGCCGAGGTCGACCAGGAGCGGATCCGCAAGCACTTCGCGGCCCGCAGCCGGGCGGTCGTGGAGATCCCGCACGATCCGCACCTGGCCACGGGCGGTCGCGTCGAGCTCGCCCACCTGCGCCCGGCCACCCGCGACGCGGCCTACGAGCTCGCCGCCCTGATGGCCGATCGTTTCACCACGTGA
- a CDS encoding MinD/ParA family ATP-binding protein, translating to MSETGEILEGRSSELTEDAIVRFRGERPEHGWRGLLYRLTGGLVNPGLGAPERARRDRLRRIRRPVPGTHQIAVSSIKGGVGKTTVSACLGLVLAEHRGDRVIALDANPDAGTLADRLTGDTSVTVRHMLENLESAYSLADVARYTSLAGRLQVLASEQDPAMSEAFDRAGYERVCSVLTRFYNVIITDSGTGLVHSAMEGTLALADSLVVVGAPTVDGASRASKTLDWLVAHGYEAQVAHAVVVLSCDRTSSEVDPKRVRGHFEDRCRGVVEIPHDPHLASGSRIELERLRPATHDAFLALAALLADGFGGRPPTPPPA from the coding sequence GTGAGCGAGACCGGCGAGATCCTCGAGGGCAGATCAAGCGAGCTCACCGAGGACGCGATCGTCCGCTTCCGCGGTGAGCGCCCCGAACACGGCTGGCGCGGCCTGCTGTACCGCCTCACCGGCGGTCTGGTGAACCCGGGCCTCGGTGCGCCCGAGCGGGCCCGCCGCGACCGGCTGCGGCGTATCCGCCGCCCGGTCCCGGGCACGCACCAGATCGCCGTGAGTTCGATCAAGGGTGGCGTCGGCAAGACCACGGTGTCGGCCTGCCTCGGGCTCGTGCTCGCGGAGCACCGCGGCGACCGGGTGATCGCACTGGACGCCAACCCGGACGCGGGCACGCTCGCCGACCGGCTCACCGGCGACACGTCGGTCACCGTGCGGCACATGCTGGAGAACCTCGAGTCGGCGTACTCGCTCGCCGACGTGGCCCGCTACACGAGCCTCGCCGGCCGGCTGCAGGTCCTCGCGTCCGAGCAGGACCCGGCGATGAGCGAAGCGTTCGACCGCGCGGGGTACGAGCGGGTGTGCTCCGTGCTCACCCGCTTCTACAACGTCATCATCACCGACTCCGGCACCGGCCTGGTGCACTCCGCGATGGAGGGCACGCTCGCGCTGGCCGACAGCCTCGTGGTGGTCGGTGCCCCCACCGTCGACGGCGCCAGCCGGGCCAGCAAGACCCTCGACTGGCTCGTGGCGCACGGCTACGAGGCTCAGGTCGCCCACGCCGTCGTCGTGCTCTCCTGCGACCGCACGAGCTCCGAGGTGGACCCCAAGCGCGTGCGCGGGCACTTCGAGGACCGCTGCCGCGGCGTCGTGGAGATCCCGCACGACCCGCACCTCGCCTCCGGCAGCCGGATCGAGCTCGAGCGGCTGCGGCCGGCCACCCACGACGCCTTTCTCGCCCTGGCGGCCCTGCTCGCCGACGGTTTCGGCGGCCGCCCGCCCACCCCACCGCCTGCCTGA
- a CDS encoding IS110 family transposase has product MVVIGIDPHKRTHTAVAVDEVGRKLGQVTVASTPEGWLRLWAWAGGFGPDRRWAVEDGRGVAGRLVRTLIGHGASVVWVPPKLMAQSRASARTRGKSDSIDALAIARAALREPDLPAAHLDEVAADLRLLTDRREQLVKWRTQTINQLRWHLHDLDPGAGRLNSARQLDRLTAGLEALPASVRRDLALELVGEIRRLREQIRRLDKQLGELVVPLAPTLLAIVGVNVVTAAKIIGEVAGISRFRSAAAFAMHAGAAPIPVWSSNRPQVRLNRGGNRQLNACLHRIVIAQLSHKPEARAWRERWTQRRPNATGKAALRALKRHLADVVYHALLTDHRRQLPATA; this is encoded by the coding sequence ATGGTGGTCATTGGGATCGATCCGCACAAGCGGACCCACACCGCGGTCGCCGTCGACGAGGTGGGGCGCAAGCTGGGCCAGGTGACGGTCGCCTCCACCCCGGAGGGGTGGTTGCGGTTGTGGGCGTGGGCGGGCGGGTTTGGGCCGGACCGGCGGTGGGCGGTCGAGGACGGCCGCGGGGTGGCCGGGCGGCTGGTGCGCACCCTGATCGGGCACGGCGCGAGCGTGGTGTGGGTGCCGCCCAAGCTGATGGCCCAGAGCCGGGCCAGCGCGCGCACGCGCGGCAAGTCCGACTCGATCGACGCGCTGGCCATCGCCCGCGCCGCGCTGCGCGAGCCGGACTTGCCGGCCGCGCACCTGGATGAGGTGGCCGCTGATCTGCGGCTGCTGACCGACCGGCGCGAGCAGCTGGTCAAGTGGCGCACCCAGACGATCAACCAGCTGCGCTGGCACCTGCACGACCTGGACCCCGGCGCCGGGCGGTTGAACAGTGCCCGTCAGCTGGACCGGCTGACCGCCGGGCTGGAGGCGCTGCCGGCGAGCGTGCGCCGCGACCTGGCGCTGGAGCTGGTCGGCGAGATCCGTCGGCTGCGCGAACAGATCCGCCGGTTGGACAAGCAGCTGGGCGAGCTGGTCGTCCCGCTGGCCCCGACCCTGCTGGCCATCGTCGGGGTCAACGTGGTCACCGCCGCGAAGATCATCGGTGAGGTTGCTGGGATCTCCCGGTTCCGGTCCGCGGCGGCGTTTGCCATGCACGCCGGTGCCGCCCCGATCCCGGTCTGGAGTAGTAACCGGCCCCAGGTGCGGCTCAACCGCGGCGGCAACCGGCAACTCAACGCCTGCCTGCATCGCATCGTCATCGCCCAGCTCAGCCACAAACCCGAGGCGCGGGCCTGGCGCGAACGCTGGACCCAGCGCCGACCCAACGCCACCGGCAAGGCGGCGCTGCGCGCCCTCAAACGCCACCTCGCCGACGTCGTCTACCACGCCCTGCTCACCGACCACCGCCGCCAACTCCCAGCGACCGCTTGA
- a CDS encoding sensor histidine kinase: protein MRHLVLRLILATAAAAVAAVTATALVGHLLDERDRLRAASEADLAALVGLAEVTSDREALLRGIGRTPAGREGRLAVHVAGATVGSSRLGPGAVAPAEVAVDGGTVLVRPAGAATVEVFVPHLAPGTSELGLAALLVGAGALAAGAGAVVAARRVRPVVAELAELTADAAAIGHDDPLPAPRPTTVPETAALATALAALTARFAEARSRERKLAADLSHRLRTPLTALALDAGGIGDGPAAERVKQTVASLESDVDALIRAAPSTEGPARCDVAEVVRRRMSFWSALAQHSGRSCTVTAEAPAVIALAEDDLAAVVDALLGNVFRYTAAGTAFAVTVVRHAGWVSLVVDDAGLGVADPAGALSRGVSMGGGTGLGLAIARDAVEATGGTIHVERARALGGARIRLRFTEARDQ, encoded by the coding sequence GTGCGCCACCTCGTCCTCCGCCTGATCCTCGCGACGGCCGCCGCCGCCGTCGCGGCCGTCACCGCCACGGCGCTGGTCGGGCACCTGCTCGACGAGCGCGACCGGTTGCGGGCCGCGTCCGAGGCCGACCTCGCGGCGCTCGTCGGCCTCGCCGAGGTCACCTCCGATCGCGAGGCCCTGCTGCGCGGGATCGGGCGCACGCCCGCGGGACGGGAGGGCAGGCTCGCCGTGCACGTCGCGGGTGCGACGGTCGGCTCGTCCCGGCTCGGCCCCGGGGCGGTCGCGCCGGCCGAGGTGGCGGTCGACGGCGGGACGGTGCTGGTCCGGCCCGCGGGCGCGGCCACCGTCGAGGTGTTCGTGCCCCACCTCGCGCCCGGGACGTCCGAGCTGGGGCTCGCCGCCCTGCTGGTGGGCGCGGGCGCGCTGGCCGCGGGTGCGGGCGCGGTCGTGGCGGCCCGCCGCGTGCGCCCGGTGGTCGCCGAACTGGCCGAGCTCACCGCGGATGCGGCCGCGATCGGGCACGACGACCCGCTACCGGCACCCCGTCCGACGACGGTGCCCGAGACCGCGGCACTCGCCACCGCGCTCGCCGCGCTGACCGCGCGCTTCGCCGAGGCCCGCAGTCGCGAGCGCAAGCTGGCCGCCGACCTCTCGCACCGACTGCGAACCCCGCTCACCGCGCTCGCCCTCGACGCCGGCGGGATCGGCGACGGTCCGGCCGCCGAGCGCGTGAAGCAGACCGTCGCCTCCCTGGAGAGCGACGTCGACGCGCTCATCCGGGCCGCCCCCAGCACCGAGGGGCCCGCCCGCTGCGACGTGGCGGAGGTCGTGCGGCGGCGGATGAGCTTCTGGTCGGCCCTCGCCCAGCACAGCGGCCGCTCGTGCACGGTCACCGCCGAGGCGCCCGCGGTGATCGCGCTCGCCGAGGACGACCTCGCCGCCGTCGTCGACGCGCTGCTCGGCAACGTCTTCCGCTACACCGCTGCCGGCACCGCGTTCGCCGTCACGGTGGTCCGCCACGCCGGGTGGGTCAGCCTCGTGGTGGACGACGCCGGCCTCGGCGTCGCCGACCCGGCCGGCGCGCTGAGCCGCGGGGTGAGCATGGGCGGGGGCACCGGCCTCGGCCTCGCCATCGCCCGCGACGCCGTGGAGGCGACCGGCGGCACGATCCACGTCGAGCGCGCGCGGGCGCTCGGCGGCGCCCGGATCCGGCTGCGCTTCACCGAGGCCCGGGATCAGTGA